The Peribacillus sp. FSL P2-0133 genome has a segment encoding these proteins:
- a CDS encoding PaaX family transcriptional regulator C-terminal domain-containing protein produces the protein MKPRSLLYTLFGDFVQFYGGEVWIGTLIKMMGHFGVSESSVRGAILRLVQQDLITGRKIGNKSYYSLTQKGKRNMDDGVKRVYTIRNNHWDGLWRVVTYSIPEEKRVLRNQVRKELSWTGFGLLSNSIWVSPNPLEKQVLTLMDTYDLKDYLIIFSSSQVITHSNEEILRTCWNLNEINKNYLTFIQQYETKLQDMQQAVWEDSISNEECFYERTRLVHEYRKFLFLDPSFPLDLLPEDWHGIKARELFWNIHQLTSVKAVKYFESIMEYPPDKAEFVNREKAINPFSEIYHD, from the coding sequence ATGAAACCAAGGTCATTATTGTATACTCTTTTTGGTGATTTCGTCCAATTCTACGGTGGGGAAGTATGGATTGGGACACTTATTAAAATGATGGGGCATTTTGGTGTTTCTGAATCCTCTGTACGTGGAGCTATTCTGCGTCTGGTTCAACAGGATTTAATTACTGGGCGAAAAATAGGCAATAAAAGCTATTATTCATTAACTCAAAAAGGGAAACGCAATATGGATGATGGTGTCAAACGTGTTTATACGATCCGGAATAATCATTGGGATGGTTTGTGGAGAGTTGTTACATACTCCATCCCTGAGGAGAAGCGAGTGCTGAGGAATCAAGTGCGTAAGGAATTGAGCTGGACAGGTTTCGGGCTTTTGTCCAATAGTATTTGGGTCAGTCCCAATCCATTGGAAAAACAAGTTCTGACCTTGATGGATACATATGATCTAAAGGACTACCTGATTATTTTCAGTTCCAGTCAAGTCATCACCCACTCAAATGAAGAGATTTTACGTACTTGTTGGAATTTAAATGAAATAAACAAAAACTATTTAACTTTCATACAGCAATATGAAACGAAGCTTCAGGACATGCAGCAGGCTGTATGGGAAGATAGCATTTCAAATGAAGAATGTTTTTATGAACGAACCCGGCTTGTTCACGAATATAGGAAGTTCCTTTTCCTGGACCCTAGTTTCCCGCTAGATTTATTACCTGAAGACTGGCATGGAATCAAGGCTAGGGAGCTATTTTGGAATATTCATCAGCTTACTTCGGTCAAAGCAGTGAAATATTTTGAATCAATCATGGAATATCCTCCTGATAAAGCAGAATTTGTAAATCGCGAGAAAGCAATTAACCCTTTTTCAGAAATCTATCATGATTAA
- a CDS encoding MBL fold metallo-hydrolase: MIITEPSGNYQQLTDYLIRIGIPVPFPMKHVYCYLFRMEEEIVLVDVGFPTEIAKKYWEEVLEELCIKPTDISKIILTHFHPDHTGLISWMQQKTGARVYMSDAEAQMIKTVFGGNTKQAEAIYELFGKHSVPEPLLTKVRENVLFFSNKVNPLPEIEGFQETYIDSPGGRWSVKTYGGHAEGHLCFYQETQKIMLIGDVVLNKITPNISLWPNSDQNPLKSYFSTLYQLVEQDVSIAYPAHGTPIVNLAQRAKEIIGHHHERLTTILTILESNKVAYKITEKLFQQKKLTDHQWRFAIAETLAHLEYLVEEKRIQKISNGGMFRYEL; encoded by the coding sequence ATGATCATTACTGAGCCATCAGGGAACTATCAACAATTAACGGATTATTTAATTCGCATAGGTATACCTGTTCCATTCCCCATGAAACATGTTTATTGTTATTTATTTCGAATGGAAGAAGAAATCGTACTGGTGGATGTTGGGTTTCCAACAGAAATCGCCAAGAAGTATTGGGAAGAAGTCCTTGAAGAGTTGTGCATTAAACCAACAGATATATCAAAGATTATCCTGACCCATTTTCATCCTGATCATACTGGTTTAATCAGCTGGATGCAGCAAAAAACCGGTGCTCGCGTTTATATGAGTGATGCGGAAGCCCAGATGATTAAAACTGTCTTTGGCGGGAATACGAAACAGGCTGAAGCAATATACGAATTATTTGGTAAACATTCCGTACCCGAGCCTTTGTTGACTAAAGTGAGAGAAAACGTATTGTTTTTCTCGAATAAAGTGAATCCACTTCCTGAGATTGAGGGTTTTCAAGAAACCTATATAGATAGTCCTGGAGGAAGATGGAGCGTCAAAACATATGGTGGTCATGCGGAGGGACATCTATGTTTTTATCAAGAGACCCAGAAAATCATGTTAATAGGCGATGTAGTCTTGAATAAGATCACTCCGAATATTAGTCTTTGGCCAAATTCCGATCAAAACCCTCTAAAAAGTTACTTTTCAACTTTGTATCAACTTGTTGAACAGGATGTGAGCATTGCATATCCTGCCCATGGAACACCAATAGTGAACCTTGCCCAGAGGGCTAAGGAAATCATTGGACATCATCATGAACGTTTAACGACCATTTTAACCATTCTGGAATCAAATAAAGTGGCGTATAAAATTACGGAAAAACTTTTTCAACAAAAGAAGCTCACTGATCATCAATGGCGATTCGCCATTGCGGAAACGTTAGCACATCTGGAATATTTAGTTGAAGAGAAAAGAATACAAAAAATTTCAAATGGCGGAATGTTTCGCTACGAATTATAA
- a CDS encoding Phenylacetic acid catabolic protein, producing MTGFTNDLMGKIQAGFVVERLEDMDENYKKALKQTLMIVADTELLSVPPLLTVYNDAPNLNYKITALAVMQDEIGHAHIAYRLLKDLGENVQFMLYERSPNRWKNPYAFDFKLDNWVELGVFNGLFDRAGYTLLGDAHQHTSYGPWKRALVKVDKEELFHLRNGEIIMKAAMKDPETAKQVQEAIDWMFIMSLEFFGVADNLKSRSAQLDYKLKGKTNDELRQKWMSTAVPFCESLGLNLPAHYNEGTGRYELNVPFPCKFDVENKRWKYDEPDTWDNVINRFKQRGPQNQEFVNRIQKGYQLLDAYRNEAI from the coding sequence ATGACAGGGTTTACAAATGATTTGATGGGCAAGATCCAAGCCGGGTTTGTGGTCGAGAGACTGGAAGATATGGATGAAAACTATAAAAAGGCATTGAAACAAACTTTGATGATAGTTGCGGATACAGAATTGTTAAGTGTTCCGCCACTTCTGACTGTCTATAATGATGCCCCTAATTTAAATTACAAAATCACAGCACTTGCAGTGATGCAGGATGAAATCGGCCATGCGCATATTGCGTATAGATTATTAAAGGATTTAGGAGAAAACGTTCAATTCATGTTATATGAGCGATCGCCAAATAGATGGAAGAATCCATATGCTTTTGATTTTAAATTAGATAACTGGGTTGAACTGGGAGTATTCAACGGATTATTTGATCGAGCAGGTTACACCTTATTGGGAGATGCGCACCAACATACATCATATGGACCTTGGAAACGGGCATTGGTCAAAGTTGATAAGGAGGAACTATTCCATTTAAGAAACGGAGAAATCATAATGAAGGCAGCCATGAAAGATCCTGAAACGGCTAAGCAGGTTCAAGAAGCGATTGATTGGATGTTCATCATGTCCCTTGAATTCTTCGGTGTAGCAGATAACTTGAAAAGCAGGTCAGCCCAGCTGGATTATAAATTGAAAGGAAAGACTAATGATGAATTAAGGCAGAAATGGATGTCTACTGCCGTTCCTTTCTGTGAATCCCTCGGACTTAATCTACCTGCTCATTATAATGAAGGGACTGGTAGGTATGAATTGAATGTTCCTTTTCCATGTAAATTCGATGTGGAAAACAAGCGGTGGAAATATGATGAACCCGATACGTGGGATAATGTCATCAACCGCTTTAAGCAGCGTGGCCCACAAAATCAGGAGTTCGTCAACCGGATTCAAAAAGGATATCAACTACTTGATGCATATCGAAATGAGGCGATTTAG
- a CDS encoding metal-sulfur cluster assembly factor: MGGVLYKDPVLIHALQEVSDPEFPISIVDMGLIYGVEKQGNTAYVTMTYTSTGCGCMQWIESDIKKRLLQEESIHAVEIEVVWSPAWTVDQMSEAGRKILKSWGVSSK; the protein is encoded by the coding sequence ATGGGTGGGGTGTTATATAAGGATCCGGTATTAATCCATGCATTACAAGAAGTTTCTGATCCTGAATTTCCTATAAGCATCGTGGATATGGGCTTGATTTATGGCGTAGAAAAGCAAGGGAATACAGCGTATGTAACGATGACATATACTTCAACGGGATGCGGGTGCATGCAGTGGATCGAGAGTGATATTAAAAAAAGGCTTCTTCAAGAAGAAAGTATTCATGCAGTGGAAATAGAGGTGGTTTGGAGTCCAGCTTGGACGGTCGACCAAATGAGTGAAGCAGGCAGGAAGATATTAAAGTCCTGGGGGGTCAGTTCAAAATGA